In Iodobacter fluviatilis, one DNA window encodes the following:
- a CDS encoding GspE/PulE family protein produces MTDAKWTPATEAAPLPRLSLELIQTLRQDQAPLAPRLQHVLQLSDADYGEALSHFLGLPFLSMDELSALSPRYDLLPYGEAVARQCLLLDGTDGLCMVLADPFDAALRNWLRQRLTVSYQTAFAHHQALRTYLDQFETSHRAMDQLGVGEQSEVNQDGIVEISLATLAADKKPVVKLVNSTLYDALKAKASDVHMESTPNGLTIKYRIDGVLLHIGGANGLETAEQVISRIKVLADLDISERRVPQDGRFKARINGREVDFRVSIMPSIYGEDAVLRVLDKQNGGDAFKQLRLDILGFDDGTMGRIRSLAREPYGLLLVTGPTGSGKSTTLYATLSEINTGEEKIITIEDPVEYQLPGVLQIPVNDKKGLSFARGLRSVLRHDPDKILVGEIRDGETANIAVQAALTGHLVLTSVHANNVFSVLDRFIHMGVEPNSFVDALIGVVAQRLIRKICLHCVVDDEPDEELLATSGLRSEIVKGWRFKKGVGCKACRNTGYQGRKAIAEVLRLNDELKQAIASRAPAVELKQLAARFGFLSMRQQALAVVASGETTLQEINRVTFVD; encoded by the coding sequence ATGACAGATGCAAAATGGACACCTGCCACAGAGGCCGCCCCTTTACCCAGGCTCAGTCTGGAGTTGATTCAAACATTACGCCAGGATCAGGCCCCGCTTGCGCCTCGTTTGCAACACGTATTGCAGCTGAGCGATGCCGATTACGGTGAAGCGCTTAGCCACTTTCTTGGCCTGCCGTTTTTAAGCATGGATGAGCTGAGCGCACTCAGCCCGCGTTACGATCTATTGCCTTACGGCGAAGCCGTGGCAAGGCAATGCCTGCTACTCGATGGCACAGATGGGCTATGTATGGTGCTGGCCGATCCTTTTGATGCCGCACTGCGTAACTGGCTGCGCCAGCGTTTAACCGTAAGCTATCAAACTGCTTTTGCCCATCATCAGGCACTGCGCACTTACTTGGATCAGTTTGAAACCTCACACCGGGCGATGGATCAGCTGGGCGTGGGCGAGCAGAGTGAGGTGAATCAGGACGGCATTGTTGAGATTTCGCTGGCCACCCTTGCTGCAGATAAAAAACCAGTGGTCAAACTGGTGAATTCCACGCTGTATGACGCGCTTAAAGCCAAAGCGTCCGATGTGCATATGGAAAGCACGCCCAACGGCTTAACCATTAAATATCGCATCGACGGCGTACTGCTGCATATCGGAGGGGCAAATGGCCTAGAAACCGCCGAGCAGGTAATTTCTCGGATTAAGGTGCTGGCCGATTTAGACATTTCTGAGCGCCGTGTGCCGCAAGACGGGCGTTTTAAGGCGCGGATTAATGGCCGCGAAGTGGATTTTCGCGTCTCCATCATGCCGTCAATTTACGGCGAAGATGCCGTGCTGCGGGTATTAGATAAGCAAAATGGCGGCGATGCTTTTAAGCAGCTGCGATTAGATATTCTGGGCTTTGATGACGGCACAATGGGCCGGATCAGAAGTCTGGCACGCGAGCCTTACGGCCTGCTGCTGGTCACTGGCCCTACCGGCTCAGGTAAATCGACCACGCTTTACGCCACGCTGTCTGAAATTAATACCGGCGAAGAGAAAATCATCACGATTGAAGATCCGGTGGAATACCAGCTGCCCGGCGTATTGCAAATCCCCGTGAACGATAAAAAAGGCCTGAGCTTTGCCCGTGGCTTGAGATCGGTGTTACGGCACGACCCAGACAAAATTTTAGTGGGTGAAATTCGCGACGGCGAAACCGCCAATATTGCAGTACAAGCCGCGCTGACCGGCCACCTGGTGCTCACTTCCGTGCACGCCAACAATGTGTTTTCGGTGCTCGACCGCTTTATTCATATGGGCGTGGAGCCAAACAGCTTTGTGGATGCGCTGATCGGCGTAGTGGCCCAGCGGCTGATTCGTAAAATATGCCTGCATTGCGTGGTGGACGACGAACCCGATGAAGAGCTGCTCGCCACATCAGGCCTACGCAGCGAAATAGTCAAAGGCTGGCGCTTTAAAAAAGGCGTGGGGTGTAAGGCTTGTCGCAATACCGGCTACCAGGGGCGTAAGGCGATTGCCGAAGTATTGCGGCTAAACGACGAGCTAAAGCAAGCCATCGCCAGCCGCGCGCCAGCTGTAGAGCTGAAGCAACTTGCCGCACGCTTTGGATTTTTGTCGATGCGCCAGCAAGCGCTCGCCGTTGTGGCCAGCGGAGAAACCACCTTACAAGAAATTAATCGTGTGACTTTTGTGGATTAA